A window of the Helianthus annuus cultivar XRQ/B chromosome 4, HanXRQr2.0-SUNRISE, whole genome shotgun sequence genome harbors these coding sequences:
- the LOC110937982 gene encoding uncharacterized protein LOC110937982 — protein sequence MEKNDQGSGCYCYFHPDEVFVGVCPLCLHERLIVVAAKRCRGGLRLYASSSCKSSKPCMVVPKMFAIDYLIHRKTKKNKLKPKAKDVEDDDDDASASLDDSFISIRFDEDNTVGAWEKGKDSKSIVEHAKPQWSSLRWRKRIGHVFQLITSKKSNKLIGSTGRMVKGSRWIRNLTRRKKTSV from the exons ATGGAGAAAAATGATCAAGGGTCAGGGTGCTACTGCTACTTCCATCCAGATGAAGTCTTTGTAGGGGTGTGTCCCTTATGTTTACATGAGAGGCTTATTGTAGTTGCAGCGAAACGATGTCGTGGAGGTCTTCGTCTCTACGCGAGTAGCTCCTGCAAATCGTCGAAACCGTGCATGGTTGTGCCTAAGATGTTTGCCATCGATTATTTGATTCATCGCAAGACCAAGAAAAACAAACTTAAACCTAAGGCTAAAGATGttgaagacgatgatgatgatgcatcAGCCAGTCTAGACG ATTCGTTCATATCAATAAGGTTTGATGAAGATAACACTGTGGGTGCTTGGGAGAAAGGGAAAGATTCCAAGAGTATAGTTGAACATGCCAAACCACAATGGTCCTCCCTAAGGTGGCGAAAGCGGATTGGTCACGTTTTCCAGCTCATTACATCgaaaaaatcaaacaaactcaTAGGAAGTACCGGAAGGATGGTAAAAGGTAGTCGATGGATACGAAACCTTACAAGAAGAAAGAAGACAAGCGTTTAA